Below is a window of Candidatus Krumholzibacteriia bacterium DNA.
CCGTTCCCTCACCCGCCGACAGTTCCTGGAGACCGCCGCCCTCACCGGAGCCGCCCTCGGTCTCTCTTCGACCTGGCCCGGTCTGGCCTTCGCCGACGGACCCGATCGCGAGCTGAAGATCCTGGTGCTCGGCGGCACCGGGCAGACCGGTCCGCACCTCGTGCGGCAACTGCTCGAACGCGGCCACACCGTCACGCTGTTCAATCGGGGCAATCGCTCGGACGAGCTGTTCCCCGACGTCGAGTGCATCGTCGGCGACCGCGCCCTCGAAGCCGACGACGGCCTGGCGGATCTCGAGGCCGAACTCGCGAACGGGCGAACCTGGGACCTGTGCATGGACATCTGGCCGCACATCCCGAAGATGGTCGAGATCAGCGGCGAGCTGCTGCGCGACCACGTGGGCCACTACATGTACGTGTCGTCGTTGTCGGTCTACGCCGACCAGTCGGTGCGCGGGATCGACGAGACGGCCGAGGTGGAGCAGGCCCCGAACGCCGACGAACTCGAGTACACCGGCGAGCTCTTCGGCGCCTTCAAGGCCGAAGCCGAGACGCGCGTCCGCCGGATCTATCCGGAGAACCACACGATCTACCGGCCGGGTCTGATCGTCGGCCCACGTGACGCCAGCTTCCGTGGGGTGTACTGGCCCGTGCGTGTCCGCCGTGGCGGCGAGGTCCTCGCGCCCGGCGACGGCAGCGACCGGATCCAGCAGATCGACGCGCGCGACCTGACGCGCTTCGAGGTGCACTGCATGGAGAACGGCATCGGGGGCACCTTCAACGTGGTCGGGCCCCATCCGTCCACGCCTCTGA
It encodes the following:
- a CDS encoding NAD-dependent epimerase/dehydratase family protein; protein product: MRRSLTRRQFLETAALTGAALGLSSTWPGLAFADGPDRELKILVLGGTGQTGPHLVRQLLERGHTVTLFNRGNRSDELFPDVECIVGDRALEADDGLADLEAELANGRTWDLCMDIWPHIPKMVEISGELLRDHVGHYMYVSSLSVYADQSVRGIDETAEVEQAPNADELEYTGELFGAFKAEAETRVRRIYPENHTIYRPGLIVGPRDASFRGVYWPVRVRRGGEVLAPGDGSDRIQQIDARDLTRFEVHCMENGIGGTFNVVGPHPSTPLTMARYLQRCREATRSDATFTWADADFLGEQGVGPWMHMPNWVPAEGDFAGFGHHDVSRAIAAGLTFRPLVDTIRDTLTWYDELEDERRT